A genomic segment from Corythoichthys intestinalis isolate RoL2023-P3 chromosome 2, ASM3026506v1, whole genome shotgun sequence encodes:
- the LOC130931244 gene encoding zinc finger protein 513-like isoform X1, whose translation MPKKQQRAVSLSTRWRVCARPGTKVLRRNGDTFSSDYIAEGDDVRGDDVGRCKKQSTGELTDGPTNLELGLIAVETIQPNLVQDPCEEGTRMPRRKQSNPQPVKLELENGGASCNPGCLVIDGDVLINGDMQFSNSEIMGLDEDSGVTVFSLCVDEDPSELTDTVFPPFLSCKACGQLLCDSPLGGSFQLGMGQDLQTEVSCVTCEGGAQGATSLKLTHNSKMADGKKRNKRRSVANADLSQKVYSCSLCAFTSRYSNHLKRHMNIHDGQKPYRCPLCPYASTQLVNLQRHARTHTGEKPYRCHQCHYACSSLGNLRRHQRLHTLDRTPRRSKDIRRTSRRKVKSETTASDLTLQVSQKSAYLNDASRPLPVLLFPLCCRLCGLTLEEADLDDINMEDRKESNRQVCHRCSLDPLVKDGANSLRNGLGPLESRQPGSRPYRCPLCPFMSHYPNHLARHAHIHSVEKPHRCPQCTYSSSHLDNLKRHLRVHTGEKPYQCLSCSYACGNLANLRRHERIHSGAKPFHCDICSYSCNQSMNLKRHMLRHTGEKPYACAECEYTTGHLDNYKRHQRKH comes from the exons ATGCCCAAAAAGCAACAGCGGGCGGTCAGTTTGTCAACTCGGTGGCGTGTTTGTGCGCGTCCGGGCACAAAAGTGCTCAGACGCAATGGAGACACTTTCTCCTCCGACTACATTGCG GAAGGAGATGACGTCAGAGGTGACGACGTTGGTCGTTGCAAGAAGCAGTCTACAGGCGAACTGACTGACGGACCAACCAACCTGGAACTGGGACTGATAGCGGTAGAAACTATCCAACCGAATCTCGTTCAGGATCCTTGCGAAGAGGGGACCAGAATGCCACGGAGGAAACAATCCAACCCGCAGCCCGTCAAAT TGGAGTTGGAAAATGGCGGTGCATCGTGCAACCCTGGCTGTCTGGTCATTGATGGTGACGTTCTAATCAATGGAGATATGCAGTTCAGCAACTCTGAAATCATGGGATTGGATGAGGATTCTG GTGTGACGGTGTTCTCTCTCTGTGTGGACGAAGATCCGTCAGAATTAACTGACACAGTGTTCCCACCATTCCTCTCATGTAAAGCCTGTGGGCAGCTTCTCTGTGACTCGCCACTGGGAGGCTCTTTTCAACTGG gaatgggccaagatcttCAAACTGAGGTTTCCTGTGTTACATGTGAAGGTGGAGCGCAGGGTGCTACATCACTAAAGTTGACTCACAATTCCAAAATGGCTGAcgggaaaaaaaggaacaaaAGGAGAAGTGTTGCAAATGCTGACCTTTCTCAGAAAGTATACTCCTGCTCTTTGTGTGCCTTCACCTCCCGCTACTCCAACCACCTGAAACGACACATGAACATCCATGATGGACAGAAACCATACCGCTGCCCATTATGCCCCTATGCTTCCACCCAGCTGGTCAACCTGCAGCGCCATGCACGTACACACACAGGGGAAAAGCCGTACCGCTGCCATCAGTGCCATTATGCCTGCAGTTCCCTTGGCAACCTGCGTCGGCACCAGCGCTTGCACACGTTGGACCGCACGCCAAGGCGAAGCAAGGACATCAGAAGAACCAGTAGGAGAAAAGTGAAAAGCGAAACAA CTGCCTCGGACCTGACGCTGCAGGTTTCTCAGAAGTCGGCTTATCTGAACGACGCCTCGAGGCCATTGCCAGTCCTGCTTTTCCCACTGTGTTGCCGGTTGTGCGGCCTTACACTGGAGGAAGCTGACCTGGATGACATCAATATGGAAGATCGCAAGGAAAGCAATAGACAG gtGTGCCACCGCTGTTCATTGGACCCACTAGTGAAAGATGGCGCTAATTCTCTCCGAAATGGACTTGGACCTTTGGAGTCGCGCCAACCTGGCAGCCGGCCTTACCGGTGCCCTCTATGCCCCTTCATGTCCCATTACCCCAACCATTTGGCCCGCCACGCCCACATCCACTCTGTTGAGAAACCGCACCGCTGTCCACAATGCACCTACAGCTCCTCCCACCTAGACAACCTCAAACGGCACCTGCGTGTGCACACAGGCGAGAAACCATACCAGTGCTTGTCGTGTAGCTACGCCTGCGGCAACCTGGCTAACCTTCGCCGCCACGAGCGCATCCACTCAGGCGCCAAGCCGTTCCACTGTGACATTTGCAGCTACTCGTGCAACCAGAGCATGAATTTAAAGAGACACATGTTGCGACACACTGGGGAGAAACCGTACGCTTGTGCTGAGTGCGAGTACACCACAGGACACTTGGATAATTACAAACGGCATCAGAGGAAACATTAA
- the plaat1l gene encoding phospholipase A and acyltransferase 1 has translation MGQSLQKHYPPKLFPGDIVEYPRNKYFSHFAIYYGERDGVRYVAHLTSRDSDSKLPLFGRALRSEVKLDPIELIGKKYKVNNMLDDCFPARDYHSVVKQAIDDMMGQEVTFDILFHNSEHQATLFRYGVKKSQQIERIYEHIKPAWEKLFEEKKL, from the exons ATGGGCCAG TCTTTGCAGAAACATTACCCACCCAAGCTTTTCCCTGGAGATATCGTGGAGTATCCAAGGAACAAATACTTCTCCCACTTCGCCATCTACTATGGGGAGAGGGATGGCGTTCGCTATGTGGCTCACCTGACATCTCGAG attctgactccaagctcccGCTTTTTGGTCGGGCCTTAAGGTCAGAAGTCAAGCTGGATCCAATTGAGCTGATTGGGAAGAAGTACAAG GTGAACAACATGCTGGATGACTGCTTCCCGGCCAGAGATTATCACAGTGTTGTTAAACAAGCCATTGATGACATGAtgggacaggaagtgacctttgaCATTTTGTTCCACAACAGCGAGCACCAGGCGACACTCTTCAGATATGGAGTAAAGAAGTCACAGCAG ATTGAGAGAATATATGAACACATCAAGCCTGCATGGGAGAAGTTGTTTGAGGAGAAGAAGCTGTGA
- the LOC130931244 gene encoding zinc finger protein 513-like isoform X2 yields the protein MPRRKQSNPQPVKLELENGGASCNPGCLVIDGDVLINGDMQFSNSEIMGLDEDSGVTVFSLCVDEDPSELTDTVFPPFLSCKACGQLLCDSPLGGSFQLGMGQDLQTEVSCVTCEGGAQGATSLKLTHNSKMADGKKRNKRRSVANADLSQKVYSCSLCAFTSRYSNHLKRHMNIHDGQKPYRCPLCPYASTQLVNLQRHARTHTGEKPYRCHQCHYACSSLGNLRRHQRLHTLDRTPRRSKDIRRTSRRKVKSETTASDLTLQVSQKSAYLNDASRPLPVLLFPLCCRLCGLTLEEADLDDINMEDRKESNRQVCHRCSLDPLVKDGANSLRNGLGPLESRQPGSRPYRCPLCPFMSHYPNHLARHAHIHSVEKPHRCPQCTYSSSHLDNLKRHLRVHTGEKPYQCLSCSYACGNLANLRRHERIHSGAKPFHCDICSYSCNQSMNLKRHMLRHTGEKPYACAECEYTTGHLDNYKRHQRKH from the exons ATGCCACGGAGGAAACAATCCAACCCGCAGCCCGTCAAAT TGGAGTTGGAAAATGGCGGTGCATCGTGCAACCCTGGCTGTCTGGTCATTGATGGTGACGTTCTAATCAATGGAGATATGCAGTTCAGCAACTCTGAAATCATGGGATTGGATGAGGATTCTG GTGTGACGGTGTTCTCTCTCTGTGTGGACGAAGATCCGTCAGAATTAACTGACACAGTGTTCCCACCATTCCTCTCATGTAAAGCCTGTGGGCAGCTTCTCTGTGACTCGCCACTGGGAGGCTCTTTTCAACTGG gaatgggccaagatcttCAAACTGAGGTTTCCTGTGTTACATGTGAAGGTGGAGCGCAGGGTGCTACATCACTAAAGTTGACTCACAATTCCAAAATGGCTGAcgggaaaaaaaggaacaaaAGGAGAAGTGTTGCAAATGCTGACCTTTCTCAGAAAGTATACTCCTGCTCTTTGTGTGCCTTCACCTCCCGCTACTCCAACCACCTGAAACGACACATGAACATCCATGATGGACAGAAACCATACCGCTGCCCATTATGCCCCTATGCTTCCACCCAGCTGGTCAACCTGCAGCGCCATGCACGTACACACACAGGGGAAAAGCCGTACCGCTGCCATCAGTGCCATTATGCCTGCAGTTCCCTTGGCAACCTGCGTCGGCACCAGCGCTTGCACACGTTGGACCGCACGCCAAGGCGAAGCAAGGACATCAGAAGAACCAGTAGGAGAAAAGTGAAAAGCGAAACAA CTGCCTCGGACCTGACGCTGCAGGTTTCTCAGAAGTCGGCTTATCTGAACGACGCCTCGAGGCCATTGCCAGTCCTGCTTTTCCCACTGTGTTGCCGGTTGTGCGGCCTTACACTGGAGGAAGCTGACCTGGATGACATCAATATGGAAGATCGCAAGGAAAGCAATAGACAG gtGTGCCACCGCTGTTCATTGGACCCACTAGTGAAAGATGGCGCTAATTCTCTCCGAAATGGACTTGGACCTTTGGAGTCGCGCCAACCTGGCAGCCGGCCTTACCGGTGCCCTCTATGCCCCTTCATGTCCCATTACCCCAACCATTTGGCCCGCCACGCCCACATCCACTCTGTTGAGAAACCGCACCGCTGTCCACAATGCACCTACAGCTCCTCCCACCTAGACAACCTCAAACGGCACCTGCGTGTGCACACAGGCGAGAAACCATACCAGTGCTTGTCGTGTAGCTACGCCTGCGGCAACCTGGCTAACCTTCGCCGCCACGAGCGCATCCACTCAGGCGCCAAGCCGTTCCACTGTGACATTTGCAGCTACTCGTGCAACCAGAGCATGAATTTAAAGAGACACATGTTGCGACACACTGGGGAGAAACCGTACGCTTGTGCTGAGTGCGAGTACACCACAGGACACTTGGATAATTACAAACGGCATCAGAGGAAACATTAA